In a single window of the Platichthys flesus chromosome 5, fPlaFle2.1, whole genome shotgun sequence genome:
- the LOC133954128 gene encoding echinoderm microtubule-associated protein-like 6 isoform X2 — translation MSDKTAPRCQLRLEWIYGYRGHQCRNNLFYTAGKEVVYFVAGVGVVYNTREHTQKFYLGHNDDIISLAIHPDKVQVATGQVGKDPYICIWDTYAMQTVSILRDVHSHGVACLAFNSDGQRLASVGLDAKNTVCVWDWRRGRVLATATGHSDRIFDVTWDPFQSSRLVSCGVKHIKFWILCGNALTPKRGIFGKTGDLQTILCVCAAKEELTYSGALNGDVYVWRGVTLIRTVQAAHGAGIFSMHACEEGFATGGRDGCIRLWDVDFKPITKIDLREAEQGYKGLSIRSVCWKADRILAGTQDSEIFEVMVRDRDKPVLLMQGHSEGELWALDLHPKQPVAVTGSDDRSVRLWSLPDHTLLARCNMEESVRSVSFNNDGSQLALGMKDGSFTVLRVRDMTEVVHIKDRKEVIHELKFSPDGSFLAVGSNDGLVDIYAVGQRYKKVGECCRSTSFITHLDWSVDSRFLQTNDGAGDRLFYRMPAGKLVTKEEAKGIHWMTWTGVVGAEVNGIWPKYSTISNVNSVDANYSSAVLVTGDDLGLLKLFRFPCLKKGAKFKKYIGHSAHVTNVRWSNDLQWVVSTGGADHAVFQWRFLPEGVMNGVLEPLLQEGYADSNSGESDSDLSDVPELDSDIEQEAQTSYERQVYKEDLPQLRKKLIGSLKRQKSPEEGLRLQFVHGYRGFDCRNNLFYSQTGEVVYHVAAVAIVYNRLQHSQRFYLGHDDDILGLTVHPLKDFVASAQVGRDPAVHVWDVQTLKCLSLLKGHHSRGVCALEFTADGKSLISVGIDECHSIVIWDWKKGERLAKARGHKEKVFVVKSNPFRMDKLVTVGIKHIKFWQHSGGGLTFKRGIFGNLGRQETMMSACYGRSEDLVFSGATNGDVYIWRDTTLIKTIKAHDGPVFAMCSLDKGFVTGGKDGIVELWDDMFERCLKTYAIKRAALSPSSKGLLLEDNPSIRAITLGHGHILLGTKNGEILEIDKSGPMTLLVQGHMEGEVWGLAAHPLLPVCATVSDDKTLRIWELSANHRMVAVRKLKKGGRCCAFSPDGKALAVGLNDGSFLVVNADTLEDLVSFHHRRELISDIRFSQDAGKYLAVASHDSFVDIYNVLTSKRVGICKGSGSFITHMDWDSRGKLLQVNTGAKEQLFFEAPRGRKQNISVAEFEKLDWASWTSVLGPTCEGIWPTLSFVNSASLTRDRKLLASGDDFGFLKLFSFPSRGQFAKFKKYVGHSTNVTNVRWSNDDSVLLSVGGADTALMIWSREPPGHKESKAVDSEESDDDPEEDGGYDSDVAREKVVDYVTKIYSPSIRNMSGTKPHLQHKELPVEERPPVSRAAPLPDKLLKNNVTKKKKAVEELVLEHVFGYRGFDCRNNLHYLNDGADIIFHTAAAVVIQNLSAGTQSFYLEHTDDILFLTVNQHPKYQNVIATGQIGDLSDLPEAEVSGLSPSIHVWDAMTKQTLSILRCSHAKGVGYVNFSATGKLLLSVGVEPEHTITVWRWQEGTRVTSKGGHAERIFVVEFRPDSDTQFVSVGIKHIKFWTLVGGSLVYKKGVIGSVEDGRMQTMLSVAFGANNLTFTGAINGDVFVWREHFLVRVVAKAHSGPVFTMYTTLRDGLIVTGGKERPTKEGGAVKLWDQEMKRCRAFQLETGQPVENVRSVCRGKGKILVGTKDGEIIEVGEKNAASNTMINGHTQGGIWGLATHPFKDVFISASDDGTIRIWDLADKKLLNKVSLGHPAKCTSYSPNGEMVSIGMENGEFIVLLVNSLTVWGKKRDRSVAIEDIRFSPDNRFLAVGSVESAVDFYDLSLGPSLNRIGYCKDIPGFVIQIDFSADSKHIQVSTSTYTRQVHEAPSGKMVTEPSTIERITWATWTSVLGDEVLGVWPRNAEKADVTCACVSHAGVNLVTGDDFGLIKLFDFPCSEKFGKHKRYFGHSAHVTNIRFSCDDKYVISAGGSDCSLFVWKCQ, via the exons ATGTCTGATAAGACGGCTCCTCGCTGCCAGCTGAGGCTGGAGTGGATCTACGGCTACCGGGGGCACCAGTGCCGGAACAACCTGTTCTACACCGCGGGCAAGGAGGTGGTGTACTTCGTGGCCGGGGTCGGGGTCGTCTACAACACCCGAGAACACACCCAGAAGTTCTACCTGGGACACaacgatgacatcatcag tctagCCATCCATCCCGATAAGGTCCAGGTGGCGACGGGTCAGGTGGGTAAGGACCCGTACATCTGCATCTGGGACACGTACGCCATGCAGACCGTGTCCATCCTGAGGGACGTCCACTCACACGGAGTCGCCTGTCTCGCCTTCAACTCTGACGGACAG CGGCTGGCGTCGGTCGGTCTGGACGCTAAGAACACGGTGTGTGTCTGGGACTGGAGGAGAGGACGGGTGCTGGCCACGGCCACCGGCCACTCGGACAGA ATCTTTGACGTGACCTGGGATCCGTTCCAGTCCAGTCGACTCGTCAGCTGTGGAGTCAAACACATCAAG ttctgGATTCTTTGTGGAAACGCTCTGACTCCCAAACGAGGGATCTTTGGGAAGACGGGCGACCTGCAGaccatcctgtgtgtgtgtgcagccaaaGAGGAGCTGACCTACTCCGGAGCCCTGAACGGAGACGTGTACGTGTGGAGAGGGGTCACTCTGATCCGGACTGTGCAGGCTGCACACGGG GCAGGGATCTTCAGCATGCACGCCTGTGAGGAAGGATTTGCCACCGGCGGCCGGGACGGCTGCATCCGGCTGTGGGACGTGGACTTCAAACCAATCACCAAGATCGACCTGAGGGAGGCGGAGCAGGGCTACAAAG GTCTGTCGATCCGCAGTGTCTGCTGGAAGGCGGACCGGATCCTGGCCGGGACTCAGGACAGTGAGATCTTCGAGGTCATGGTccgagacagagacaaaccagttCTGCTGATGCAGGGTCACAGCGAAGGCGAGCTGTGGGCACTGGACCTGCATCCCAAACAACCAGTGGCTGTCACTGGGAGTGACGACCGCTCGGTCAG gcTCTGGAGTCTTCCTGACCACACTCTGCTCGCTCGCTGCAACATGGAGGAATCTGTTCGGAGCGTTTCCTTCAACAACGACGGCTCCCAGCTCGCTCTGGGCATGAAAGACGGATCCTTCACCGTGCTGCGTGTCAG GGACATGACAGAGGTGGTTCACATCAAGGACCGGAAGGAGGTGATCCATGAGCTCAAGTTCTCTCCAGATGGTTCCTTCCTGGCGGTGGGATCGAACGACGGGCTGGTGGATATCTACGCCGTTGGCCAGCGCTACAAGAAGGTGGGTGAGTGTTGCCGCTCCACCTCCTTCATCACCCACTTGGACTGGTCCGTGGACAGTCGCTTCCTGCAGACCAATGACGGGGCTGGAGACCGGCTCTTCTACAGGATGCCAG CAGGTAAGCTGGTTACTAAAGAGGAGGCGAAGGGGATCCACTGGATGACGTGGACGGGCGTGGTGGGGGCTGAGGTGAATGGTATTTGGCCCAAATACTCCACCATCTCTAATGTGAACTCTGTGGATGCCAACTACAGCAGTGCTGTGCTGGTGACTGGAGACGACCTCGGCCTCCTCAAACTCTTCAGGTTCCCCTGCCTGAAGAAAG GAGCCAAATTCAAGAAGTACATCGGTCACTCTGCACATGTGACCAATGTTCGCTGGTCCAACGACCTGCAGTGGGTGGTCAGCACTGGTGGAGCTGACCACGCAGTCTTCCAGTGGAGGTTCCTGCCTGAAGGCGTCATGAATGGTGTTCTGGAGCCGCTTCTACAAG AGGGTTACGCTGACTCCAACAGTGGAGAGTCGGACTCGGACCTGTCGGACGTCCCGGAGCTGGACTCGGACATCGAACAGGAAGCTCAGACCAGCTACGAACGCCAG gTGTATAAGGAAGACCTGCCTCAGCTGAGGAAGAAGCTGATTGGCTCTCTGAAGCGGCAGAAGTCTCCGGAGGAGGGGCTTCGTCTGCAGTTTGTTCATGG GTATCGGGGGTTCGACTGTCGTAACAACCTGTTCTACAGTCAGACGGGCGAGGTGGTGTACCACGTGGCCGCGGTCGCCATCGTGTACAACCGGCTGCAGCACAGTCAGAGGTTCTACCTCGGCCATGACGACGACATCCTGGGCCTCACCGTCCACCCGCTCAAAGACTTCGTGGCCTCGGCACAG GTGGGCAGAGACCCAGCCGTCCACGTCTGGGACGTCCAGACCCTGAAGTGTTTATCACTGCTGAAGGGACACCACAGCAGAGGAGTGTGTGCCCTGGAGTTCACAG CCGATGGGAAGAGTTTGATTTCAGTCGGAATCGATGAGTGTCACTCCATCGTGATATGGGACtggaagaaaggagagaggcTGGCCAAGGCCAG GGGCCACAAGGAGAAGGTCTTCGTGGTGAAGAGCAACCCCTTCAGGATGGACAAGCTGGTGACTGTGGGGATCAAACACATCAAGTTCTGGCAACACTCAG GGGGCGGTCTGACTTTTAAACGAGGGATCTTTGGGAACCTGGGGAGACAAGAGACCATGATGTCTGCGTGTTATGGTCGATCCGAGGACCTGGTTTTCTCTGGAGCCACGAACGGAGACGTTTACATCTGGAGAGACACGACTCTGATCAAGACCATCAAGGCCCACGACGGCCCGGTGTTCGCCATGTGCTCCCTGGACAAG GGTTTTGTGACGGGGGGGAAGGACGGAATCGTGGAGCTGTGGGACGACATGTTTGAGAGATGTTTGAAGACGTACGCCATCAAGAGAGCCGCTCTGTCTCCGTCTTCTAAAGGTTTGCTGCTGGAGGACAACCCGTCCATCAGAGCCATCACCCTGGGACACGGACACATCCTGCTGGGAACCAAAAATGGAGAAATCCTGGAGATCGACAAGAGCGGACCCATGACCCTGCTGGTCCAG ggtcACATGGAGGGCGAGGTTTGGGGTTTGGCTGCTCACCCTCTACTTCCTGTCTGCGCCACCGTCAGTGACGACAAAACTCTGAGGATCTGGGAGCTGTCGGCCAATCACCGCATGGTGGCTGTCCGCAAGCTGAAGAAGG GGGGGCGCTGCTGTGCCTTCTCCCCCGATGGGAAGGCTCTGGCAGTGGGTCTGAACGATGGCAGCTTCCTGGTGGTGAACGCCGACACTCTGGAGGACCTGGTGTCCTTCCACCACCGCAGAGAGCTCATCTCCGACATCCGCTTctcccaag atgcAGGGAAGTACCTGGCTGTGGCGTCCCACGATTCCTTTGTGGACATTTACAACGTCCTGACCAGTAAGAGAGTCGGCATCTGTAAAGGATCCGGAAGCTTCATCACCCACATGGACTGGGACTCCAGAG GTAAACTGCTGCAGGTGAACACCGGAGCTAAAGAGCAGCTGTTCTTCGAGGCTCCACGAGGACGGAAGCAGAACATCAGTGTGGCTGAG TTTGAGAAGCTGGACTGGGCGAGCTGGACGTCAGTGCTGGGTCCGACCTGTGAGGGAATATGGCCGACGCTCAGCTTCGTTAACTCCGCCTCCCTCACCAGAGATCGCAAGCTGCTCGCCAGCGGAGACGACTTTGGGTTCCTGAAGCTCTTCAGCTTCCCGTCCAGG GGCCAGTTCGCCAAGTTCAAGAAGTACGTGGGTCACAGCACCAACGTGACCAACGTCCGATGGTCCAATGACGACTCGGTGCTGCTGTCAGTGGGCGGGGCCGACACAGCTCTGATGATCTGGAGCAGAGAGCCACCGGGACACAAGGAGAGTAAAGCTGTGGACAGCGAGGAGTCGGACGACGACCCCGAGGAGGACGGAG GTTACGACAGTGATGTGGCGCGGGAGAAGGTGGTGGACTACGTCACAAAGATCTACTCTCCCAgcatcaggaacatgtcaggaaccaaACCTCACCTGCAGCACAAAGAGCTTCCTGTGGAGGAGAG GCCTCCGGTGAGCCGAGCTGCTCCGCTGCCGGACAAGCTGCTGAAGAACAACGtgaccaagaagaagaaggcggTGGAG gagctggtgctggagcacGTGTTCGGGTACCGAGGCTTCGACTGTCGCAACAACCTGCACTACCTCAACGACGGCGCTGACATCATCTTCCACACGGCCGCCGCCGTGGTGATCCAGAACCTGTCGGCCG GAACTCAGAGCTTCTACCTGGAACACACCGACGACATCCTGTTTCTCACCGTCAACCAACATCCCAAATACCAGAACGTCATCGCCACGGGACAGATCG GTGACCTCAGCGACCTGCCAG AGGCTGAGGTGTCCG GCCTGTCGCCATCCATCCACGTGTGGGACGCCATGACCAAGCAGACGCTGTCCATCCTCCGCTGCTCCCACGCCAAAGGTGTCGGCTACGTCAACTTCAGCGCTAcagggaagctgctgctgtccgtgggggtggagcctgaaCACACCATCACCGTGTGGAGGTGGCAGGAAG GCACCAGGGTGACCAGTAAAGGTGGCCACGCCGAGCGCATCTTCGTCGTGGAGTTCAGACCCGACTCCGACACCCAGTTTGTGTCGGTGGGAATCAAACACATCAAGTTCTGGACTCTGGTTGGAGGTTCGCTCGTTTACAAGAAAGGTGTGATCGGCTCGGTGGAGGACGGCCGCATGCAGACCATGCTGTCGGTGGCGTTCGGTGCA AACAACCTGACCTTCACCGGGGCCATAAATGGAgacgtgtttgtgtggaggGAGCACTTCCTCGTCCGGGTGGTGGCCAAGGCGCACAGCGGCCCGGTGTTCACCATGTACACCACCCTGAGGGACGGCCTCATCGTCACGGGGGGGAAGGAACGACC GACTAAAGAAGGCGGCGCTGTGAAGCTGTGGGACCAGGAGATGAAGCGCTGCCGAGCCTTCCAGCTGGAGACGGGTCAGCCGGTGGAGAACGTCCGGTCCGTCTGCAGAGGGAAG GGAAAGATCCTGGTGGGAACTAAAGATGGAGAGATCATAGAGGTGGGAGAGAAGAACGCAGCCTCCAACACGATGATCAACGGCCACACTCAGGGGGGAATCTGGGGTTTGGCCACTCATCCTTTCAAAGACGTCTTCATCTCGGCCAGTGACGACGGGACCATCAGGATATGGGACCTGGCTGACAAG aaaCTTCTGAACAAGGTGAGTTTGGGTCATCCTGCCAAGTGCACGTCCTACAGCCCCAACGGAGAGATGGTTTCCATCGGGATGGAGAACGGCGAGTTCATCGTGCTGCTCGTCAACTCCCTCACGGTCTGGGGCAAGAAGAGGGACCGCAGCGTGGCCATCGAGGACATAAG GTTCAGTCCAGATAACCGGTTCTTGGCCGTGGGCTCAGTGGAAAGTGCCGTGGATTTCTACGACCTTTCTCTCGGGCCGTCCCTGAACCGGATCGGTTACTGTAAGGACATCCCCGGCTTCGTGATCCAGATCGACTTCTCTGCGGACAGCAAACACATCCAG GTGTCCACCAGCACCTACACCAGGCAGGTGCATGAAGCTCCCTCAGGGAAGATGGTAACGGAGCCGTCCACCATAGAGAGGATCACCTGGGCGACCTGGACCAG